A window from Mangifera indica cultivar Alphonso chromosome 2, CATAS_Mindica_2.1, whole genome shotgun sequence encodes these proteins:
- the LOC123208287 gene encoding LOB domain-containing protein 11-like yields the protein METVDTATNSSGGPSSPSASPQNNPPVVMSPCAACKILRRRCADKCVLAPYFPPTEPAKFTIAHRVFGASNIIKFLQEIPESQRADAVSSMVYEASARIRDPVYGCAGAICQLQKQVNELQAQLAKTQAELVNMQCQQTNLVTLLCMEMAKSQPQPNSPQSVDNFITSPESSLGNPCFLEDNLEALWEPLWT from the exons atggaGACTGTTGACACTGCAACAAACTCTAGTGGTGGTCCATCTTCTCCTTCAGCTTCTCCTCAAAATAACCCACCTGTGGTTATGAGCCCTTGTGCTGCATGCAAAATTCTTAGACGCAGATGTGCTGATAAATGTGTTTTAGCGCCTTATTTTCCTCCCACTGAACCCGCAAAGTTTACCATTGCTCATCGAGTTTTTGGCGCCAGCAATATCATCAAGTTCTTGCAG GAAATTCCAGAGTCGCAAAGGGCGGACGCCGTGAGCAGCATGGTGTATGAAGCGAGTGCGAGAATTCGGGACCCTGTTTACGGATGTGCAGGGGCGATCTGCCAGCTTCAGAAACAAGTTAACGAGCTCCAGGCGCAACTGGCTAAAACACAAGCTGAACTTGTCAACATGCAGTGTCAACAAACCAATCTTGTAACTTTACTCTGCATGGAAATGGCCAAATCTCAACCTCAACCCAATTCCCCACAATCGGTCGACAATTTCATCACCAGCCCGGAAAGCTCTCTGGGCAATCCTTGCTTTCTCGAAGATAACTTGGAAGCACTCTGGGAGCCCCTCTggacataa
- the LOC123200328 gene encoding interactor of constitutive active ROPs 3 isoform X1 codes for MQTPKTRSGSSEVPLKVSPRAARQLNITALESKSASSSNQICRTPKERSPKVVERKTPRSPVTEKKRPSRISELESQISQLQEDLKKAKDQLISSESCKNHAQQDAEDSKKQLLAMSSKLEESQKQLQELSASEEALLSELQRICQEQDQSWLSELENVQKQHLIDSAALSSALNEIQQLKAQLEMVAESEAVQTKQTESTHAELQSLKGNLIETLSLVEDMKKQLMESKESETRAQAMASETLVQLEIAKKSVEALRADAVKAIEAYNSIASELDQSRARVNLLEGLVSKLESDLNNAGRNLSQNFAHDRDSKQDIKENQKTTELEQLEGELHSLKSEVERLRSFLESSETKFHEEQIRSTVQIKSAYEQVEQIKSRTGLREAELEAELEKTKFDIEEMKANLMDKETELQGISEENEGLRMKLEKNISSHRESELDNDVRKLKQAVADLKADLMDKETELQNISEENETLKLEISKREMNTHKVNIDVDAELAAARAAEREALIKLGLAMEEADKSNRRTARVTEQLEAAQVANAEAESELRRLKVQSDQWRKAAEAAAVMLSGANNGKFMDRSGSLDSNYNHVKGKISPPFSEDTDDDLLKKKNGNVLKKIGVLWKKPQK; via the exons ATGCAGACTCCCAAAACAAG AAGTGGCTCTTCAGAAGTCCCACTGAAGGTCTCTCCTCGAGCAGCACGGCAACTGAATATAACGGCATTAGAGTCTAAGTCTGCatcttcatcaaatcaaatttgtagGACGCCAAAAGAGAGAAGCCCTAAGGTTGTAGAACGCAAGACACCCAGAAGCCCAGTGACTGAG AAGAAGCGACCAAGCAGAATATCTGAATTGGAATCTCAGATTTCTCAACTTCAGGAGGATTTGAAGAAGGCAAAGGATCAATTGATTTCATCTGAGTCATGCAAGAATCATGCTCAGCAAGATGCAGAGGATTCCAAGAAGCAACTGTTGGCCATGTCTTCAAAACTAGAGGAATCCCAGAAGCAGCTTCAGGAGCTATCGGCTTCTGAGGAAGCTCTCCTTAGTGAGCTTCAGAGGATATGCCAAGAGCAGGATCAATCATGGCTGTCTGAGCTTGAGAATGTGCAGAAGCAGCACTTGATTGACTCAGCTGCCTTGTCATCTGCCTTGAATGAGATTCAGCAGCTCAAGGCTCAGCTTGAAATGGTAGCTGAATCTGAGGCTGTGCAGACAAAGCAGACAGAATCTACACATGCTGAGCTCCAAAGCTTGAAAGGAAATTTGATAGAAACTCTTTCACTTGTGGAGGACATGAAAAAACAGCTTATGGAAAGCAAAGAATCGGAAACTCGGGCCCAAGCAATGGCCAGTGAAACTCTGGTTCAACTTGAAATTGCTAAAAAATCCGTAGAGGCTCTCAGGGCAGATGCTGTGAAAGCCATTGAAGCTTACAACTCAATTGCTTCAGAATTAGACCAGTCAAGAGCCCGTGTAAACTTGTTAGAAGGGCTTGTTAGCAAACTTGAATCAGACCTGAATAATGCTGGTAGAAACCTTTCTCAAAATTTTGCTCATGATCGTGATTCAAAGCAAGAcataaaagaaaaccaaaagacAACGGAATTGGAACAGCTTGAAGGGGAGCTTCATTCTTTAAAGTCAGAGGTTGAACGTTTAAGATCATTTCTAGAAAGTAGTGAGACCAAATTCCATGAAGAACAAATCAGGAGCACAGTGCAAATTAAAAGTGCTTATGAGCAGGTGGAGCAGATAAAATCTAGGACAGGACTAAGAGAGGCGGAACTGGAAGCTGAGCTggagaaaacaaaatttgacatTGAAGAGATGAAAGCAAACCTGATGGATAAGGAAACTGAATTGCAGGGAATTTCAGAGGAGAATGAAGGGCTGCGTAtgaaacttgagaaaaacaTATCAAGCCATAGAGAATCAGAACTGGACAATGATGTCAGGAAACTTAAGCAAGCTGTGGCAGATTTGAAGGCAGATCTAATGGATAAGGAGACAGAATTGCAGAATATTTCAGAGGAGAATGAAACGCTGAAGTTGGAAATTAGCAAAAGGGAAATGAACACACATAAAGTGAATATCGATGTGGATGCTGAACTAGCAGCAGCTAGGGCTGCAGAGCGAGAGGCTCTCATTAAGCTTGGACTGGCAATGGAGGAGGCAGATAAGAGTAACAGGAGGACCGCAAGAGTAACTGAGCAGCTTGAGGCAGCACAGGTGGCAAATGCTGAAGCAGAATCAGAGTTGAGAAGGCTAAAAGTGCAGTCTGATCAGTGGAGGAAGGCTGCCGAGGCAGCTGCTGTTATGCTTTCAGGAGCAAACAATGGGAAATTTATGGACAGAAGTGGCTCATTGGACAGCAACTATAATCATGTCAAGGGAAAAATAAGCCCACCATTTTCTGAAGATACTGATGATGACTTACTGAAGAAGAAAAACGGAAATGTGCTAAAGAAAATTGGGGTGTTGTGGAAGAAACCACAGAAATAG
- the LOC123200368 gene encoding tetraspanin-3-like, with product MRASNQLIGLLNFLTFLLSIPILGGGIWLSSRANNTDCLKFLQWPLIVIGVAIMVVSLAGFAGACYRNTFLMWLYLFVMFFIIAALLGFIIFAFVVTDKGSGRVVSNRNYLDYYLQDYSGWLEKRVASDSYWGKISSCIRDSKVCSKTGRSVGGVAETPDMFYMRKLSPIESGCCKPPTECGFVYENETTWNGLPGTNPDCTRWSNDQEQLCYQCDSCKAGVLATLKKSWRKVSVINIVVLIILVIFYVISYAAFRNNRRMDNDEPYGEARMTKAQPSMIQL from the exons ATGAGAGCCAGCAACCAGTTGATCGGTTTATTGAACTTCTTAACCTTTCTGCTATCAATACCAATCTTGGGCGGCGGGATATGGCTGAGCAGCCGCGCCAACAACACCGACTGTCTCAAGTTTTTACAGTGGCCGTTGATTGTCATTGGCGTGGCCATCATGGTCGTGTCTTTGGCTGGTTTCGCTGGCGCCTGTTACCGCAACACCTTTCTCATGTGGCTCTATCTCTTCGTCATGTTTTTCATCATTGCAGCTCTTCTTGGCTTCATAATCTTTGCTTTCGTAGTGACTGATAAGGGTTCAGGTCGGGTCGTCTCGAACCGAAATTACTTGGATTATTATTTGCAGGATTATTCGGGGTGGCTTGAGAAACGAGTGGCTAGTGATAGCTACTGGGGGAAGATTAGTTCTTGTATCAGAGACTCCAAGGTTTGTAGCAAGACGGGAAGAAGTGTTGGTGGAGTTGCAGAGACTCCTGATATGTTTTACATGAGGAAGCTTAGCCCTATTGag TCTGGCTGCTGCAAGCCCCCAACAGAGTGCGGCTTTGTGTATGAGAATGAGACAACCTGGAACGGGCTGCCGGGGACAAATCCAGACTGCACGCGGTGGAGCAACGATCAAGAGCAACTGTGCTATCAATGCGACTCTTGCAAAGCTGGTGTTCTGGCCACCCTAAAGAAGAGCTGGAGGAAGGTCTCGGTGATCAACATCGTCGTACTGATAATCCTGGTTATCTTTTATGTGATTAGCTATGCAGCTTTTAGGAACAATCGTCGAATGGATAACGATGAACCCTACGGTGAAGCCAGAATGACAAAGGCACAACCCAGTATGATCCAGCTTTAA
- the LOC123208286 gene encoding carbamoyl-phosphate synthase large chain, chloroplastic-like, whose product MSYCLNHCENLSSASFFSQKRSFPSSKHNNFRIFFYSINKATTRNKKSSSSLSLRSWPAQFSRYSNSKSRIRANSADLNNAALAKTPKLGKRTDIKKILILGAGPIVIGQACEFDYSGTQACKALKEEGYEVVLINSNPATIMTDPGLADRTYITPMTPELVEQVLEKERPDSLLPTMGGQTALNLAVALAESGALDKYGIELIGAKLDAIKKAEDRDLFKQAMKNIGVKTPPSGIGNTLDECIAIANEIGEFPLIIRPAFTLGGTGGGIAYNKEEFESICKAGLAASLTSQVLVEKSLLGWKEYELEVMRDLADNVVIICSIENIDPMGVHTGDSITVAPAQTLTDKEYQRLRDYSIAIIREIGVECGGSNVQFAVNPVDGEVMVIEMNPRVSRSSALASKATGFPIAKMAAKLSVGYSLDQIPNDITKKTPASFEPSIDYVVTKIPRFAFEKFPGSQPLLTTQMKSVGEAMAVGRTFQESFQKAVRSLECGYSGWGCARLKELDWDWDQLKYSLRVPSPDRIHAVYAAMKKGMKVDEIYELSYIDRWFLTQLKELIDVEQYLLTCSLSDLTKDDFCEVKRRGFSDKQIAFATNSSEKEVRAKRLSLGVTPTYKRVDTCAAEFEANTPYMYSSYDFECESAPTQRKKVLILGGGPNRIGQGIEFDYCCCHTSFSLQDAGYETIMMNSNPETVSTDYDTSDRLYFEPLTVEDVFNIIDLERPDGIIVQFGGQTPLKLALPIQQYLDENRPKSASGAGYVRIWGTSPDSIDAAEDRERFNEILNELRIEQPKGGIAKSEADALAIASDIGYPVVVRPSYVLGGRAMEIVYTDDKLVTYLENAVKVDPDRPVLIDKYLSDAIEIDVDALADSHGNVVIGGIMEHIEQAGVHSGDSACMIPTKTVSSSCLDTIRAWTIKLANRLNVCGLMNCQYAITTSGDVYLLEANPRASRTVPFVSKAIGHPLAKYAALVMSGKSLHDLGFTKEVVPKHVSVKEAVLPFEKFQGCDVLLGPEMRSTGEVMGIDSYYAIAFAKAQIAAGQKLPLSGTVFISLNDLTKPHLEKIAKAFLELGFKIVATSGTAHFLELKGIAVERVLKMHEGRPHAGDMVANGQIQMMVITSSGDALDQIDGLKLRRMALAYKVPVITTVSGALANADAIKSLKSNTVKMTALQDFFDVEVTAGISENLQSASSSI is encoded by the exons ATGAGCTATTGCTTGAATCACTGTGAAAATCTCTCTTCAGCTTCATTTTTTTCGCAGAAACGTTCGTTTCCTTCATCCAAACACAACAATTTCCGGATATTCTTCTACTCCATCAACAAAGCAACCACCAGAAACAAGAAATCCTCTTCTTCTTTAAGCCTCCGCTCATGGCCAGCTCAGTTCTCCCGCTACTCCAACTCAAAGTCACGAATTCGAGCCAACTCTGCCGACTTGAACAATGCAGCGCTGGCTAAAACTCCAAAACTCGGGAAGAGAACtgatattaagaaaattttgatccTCGGCGCTGGTCCCATCGTGATTGGGCAAGCGTGCGAGTTCGACTACTCCGGTACGCAAGCATGCAAGGCGTTAAAGGAAGAAGGATACGAAGTCGTTTTGATCAACTCGAACCCGGCCACTATCATGACTGATCCCGGTTTGGCTGACCGGACCTACATTACTCCAATGACTCCGGAGTTGGTTGAGCAAGTTCTTGAAAAGGAGCGCCCCGACTCTCTGTTGCCCACCATGGGCGGCCAGACAGCGTTAAACCTTGCTGTTGCTTTGGCTGAGAGCGGCGCCCTTGACAAATACGGCATCGAATTGATTGGGGCGAAACTCGACGCGATTAAAAAGGCTGAAGACAGAGATTTGTTCAAGCAAGCAATGAAGAACATCGGCGTCAAAACGCCACCTTCTGGGATTGGTAACACGCTGGATGAATGTATTGCGATTGCCAATGAAATTGGCGAATTTCCATTGATTATACGCCCGGCGTTCACATTGGGTGGTACAGGAGGTGGAATTGCTTACAATAAAGAGGAATTTGAGTCTATATGCAAGGCTGGTTTAGCTGCAAGTTTGACGTCACAAGTTTTGGTGGAGAAATCATTGTTGGGTTGGAAAGAATATGAACTTGAAGTAATGCGTGATTTGGCTGATAACGTTGTTATTATATGTTCAATTGAAAATATTGATCCTATGGGCGTACACACTGGGGATTCGATTACGGTGGCGCCAGCTCAGACTCTGACGGATAAAGAGTATCAGAGGCTGAGAGACTATTCGATAGCCATAATTAGGGAGATTGGAGTGGAGTGTGGAGGATCAAATGTACAGTTTGCAGTGAATCCGGTTGATGGAGAGGTTATGGTTATTGAGATGAACCCGAGGGTGTCGAGGTCTTCTGCATTGGCATCTAAGGCTACTGGATTTCCTATAGCAAAAATGGCTGCCAAGTTGTCAGTGGGATACTCTTTGGACCAGATTCCCAATGATATTACTAAGAAAACGCCAGCTAGTTTTGAACCTTCTATTGATTACGTGGTGACAAAG ATCCCTCGCTTTGCTTTTGAGAAATTCCCTGGTTCTCAGCCATTACTGACAACCCAGATGAAATCTGTCGGAGAGGCCATGGCTGTAGGCCGCACATTCCAGGAATCCTTTCAGAAAGCAGTTCGGTCCTTGGAATGTGGGTACTCTGGTTGGGGTTGTGCGCGGCTGAAGGAACTTGACTGGGATTGGGACCAACTCAAATACAGCCTCCGAGTGCCTAGCCCTGATCGCATTCATGCAGTATATGCTGCAATGAAGAAGGGGATGAAAGTAGATGAGATTTATGAGCTGAGCTACATTGACAGATGGTTCCTCACTCAGCTCAAAGAGCTGATAGATGTGGAACAATATCTTCTGACTTGTAGCTTGTCTGATCTTACGAAGGATGATTTTTGCGAAGTTAAACGAAGAGGTTTCAGTGACAAGCAGATTGCTTTTGCAACTAATTCGTCTGAGAAGGAAGTCCGGGCAAAGCGGCTCTCTTTGGGAGTTACACCAACATACAAGCGTGTAGATACTTGTGCTGCGGAGTTTGAGGCAAACACTCCTTATATGTACTCATCCTATGATTTTGAGTGTGAATCAGCCCCTACACAGAGGAAAAAGGTTTTGATTTTAGGTGGAGGACCAAATCGTATTGGTCAGGGAATTGAATTTGACTACTGCTGTTGCCATACATCATTCTCCCTTCAG GATGCTGGATATGAGACAATCATGATGAATTCAAATCCTGAGACAGTATCCACGGATTATGATACAAGTGATCGTCTCTACTTTGAACCCCTGACAGTTGAAGATGTATTCAACATAATTGATTTGGAAAGGCCAGATGGCATCATTGTGCAGTTTGGAGGTCAAACACCTCTGAAGCTGGCTCTGCCCATCCAGCAGTACTTAGATGAAAACAGGCCTAAATCTGCCAGTGGGGCTGGGTATGTACGTATTTGGGGTACATCACCAGACTCCATAGATGCGGCTGAGGATAGAGAGAGATTCAATGAAATCCTTAATGAGTTAAGAATTGAACAGCCAAAAGGAGGCATCGCCAAAAGTGAAGCCGATGCTCTTGCCATAGCATCTGACATAGGTTACCCAGTTGTTGTCCGGCCTTCATATGTGCTTGGTGGTCGTGCTATGGAGATTGTATATACTGATGACAAGCTGGTGACTTACTTGGAAAATGCTGTTAAGGTAGACCCAGATCGTCCTGTATTGATTGACAAGTATTTATCTGATGCTATAGAGATTGATGTAGATGCACTCGCTGATTCACATGGCAATGTGGTGATTGGTGGGATAATGGAGCACATTGAGCAGGCAGGGGTTCATTCTGGTGACTCGGCTTGCATGATTCCAACTAAAACTGTTTCATCTTCTTGCTTAGACACTATAAGGGCATGGACTATAAAATTAGCAAACAGGTTAAATGTATGTGGACTTATGAATTGTCAGTATGCCATTACAACATCCGGAGATGTTTACTTACTTGAGGCAAATCCTCGTGCTTCCCGGACTGTCCCATTTGTGTCCAAAGCTATTGGACATCCACTGGCGAAGTATGCGGCCCTTGTTATGTCTGGGAAGTCACTTCATGACTTAGGTTTCACTAAAGAGGTGGTCCCCAAACATGTGTCAGTGAAGGAAGCTGTTCTACCATTTGAGAAGTTTCAAGGTTGTGATGTTTTGTTGGGGCCGGAAATGAGAAGCACTGGTGAAGTAATGGGCATTGATTCTTACTATGCTATTGCTTTTGCCAAGGCTCAAATTGCTGCTGGACAGAAGCTACCACTTTCTGGAACAGTTTTCATCAGCTTAAATGACTTAACAAAGCCCCATCTTGAGAAAATTGCAAAAGCCTTCTTGGAGCTAGGATTCAAGATTGTTGCAACTTCTGGTACAGCACACTTCCTTGAATTAAAAGGTATCGCTGTGGAACGGGTGCTGAAGATGCATGAGGGGCGGCCGCATGCTGGTGATATGGTTGCTAATGGGCAAATACAAATGATGGTGATCACAAGCTCTGGTGATGCGCTTGATCAAATAGACGGCCTAAAGCTGAGGAGGATGGCTCTTGCTTACAAGGTTCCTGTAATAACAACGGTTTCTGGAGCATTGGCCAATGCAGATGCAATTAAAAGCTTGAAGTCAAATACTGTCAAGATGACTGCCCTTCAGGACTTCTTTGATGTTGAGGTAACAGCAGGTATTAGTGAAAACTTGCAGTCAGCCTCTTCTTCTATATGA
- the LOC123200394 gene encoding 50S ribosomal protein L18, chloroplastic-like produces the protein MAATTSCVWVPNRSSFLGSSQHVWGNKLAVTSSISITRPIPSLSPFMVEAKSRTRREDRTARHSRIRKKVDGTPDRPRLCVFRSNKHLYVQVVDDTKMHTLASASTMQKPISEEFNYSSGPTIEVAKRVGEVIAKPCLEKGITKVAFDRGGYLYHGSVEALANAAREHGLQF, from the exons ATGGCAGCTACTACAAGCTGTGTTTGGGTGCCAAATCGAAGTTCATTTTTAGGTTCAAGTCAACATGTTTGGGGTAATAAGTTAGCGGTAACCAGTAGCATTTCGATTACGAGGCCAATACCATCCCTATCGCCTTTCATGGTTGAAGCCAAATCCAGAACCAGGAGAGAAGACCGCACTGCCCGCCATTCTCGTATCAGGAAGAAG GTTGATGGTACACCAGATAGGCCAAGGCTCTGTGTTTTCCGCTCCAACAAGCACCTCTATGTTCAGGTGGTTGATGATACTAAGATGCACACACTTGCTTCAGCTTCAACTATGCAGAAACCTATCTCTGAGGAGTTCAATTACAGTTCTGGTCCCACCATT GAAGTTGCAAAGAGAGTAGGTGAAGTAATTGCAAAGCCCTGTTTGGAGAAAGGGATCACGAAAGTGGCCTTTGATCGAGGTGGATACCTATACCATGGAAGTGTAGAAGCCCTGGCTAATGCAGCTCGGGAGCATGgccttcaattttaa
- the LOC123200378 gene encoding tRNA-splicing endonuclease subunit Sen2-1-like, whose product MEPRWKGKAAKAKAFADPMSKIVLELQSSLVRSEAQALLAGCSALLAVESEQNDLLNRACFGRLIVTTEKEKQWFQLSMEEAFYLCHSLKCLKINVGEDNCPKNDEELWEYMKSKKEKFPLFYKAYSHLRNKNWVVRSGSQYGVDFVAYCHHPSLVHSQYAVLVLSGDDVDDANHRLREWSDIHCTIRLCGSVAKTLLVLYINKNDQGTVSPSCLEGYAVQERTIMRWSPQQCREDQAAVENGIK is encoded by the coding sequence ATGGAGCCAAGATGGAAAGGAAAGGCAGCAAAAGCCAAAGCTTTTGCTGATCCCATGTCGAAAATCGTTTTAGAGCTTCAGTCTTCTCTTGTCCGATCGGAGGCTCAGGCTTTGCTTGCTGGGTGCAGTGCACTTCTTGCAGTGGAATCAGAACAAAATGATCTTCTCAATCGCGCATGTTTTGGTCGACTCATTGTAACAACTGAGAAGGAGAAGCAGTGGTTTCAATTGAGTATGGAGGAAGCTTTCTATTTATGCCATTCTTTAAAATGCCTCAAGATTAATGTTGGTGAAGATAATTGTCCGAAGAATGATGAAGAGCTATGGGAGTACATGAAATCCAAGAAGGAAAAATTCCCTTTATTTTACAAAGCTTATTCACATCTTCGAAACAAAAATTGGGTTGTGAGGTCAGGATCACAGTATGGTGTGGATTTTGTTGCTTATTGTCACCATCCATCTCTGGTTCATTCGCAATATGCAGTGCTCGTTTTATCAGGAGATGATGTTGATGATGCAAATCACCGTTTAAGAGAGTGGTCTGATATTCATTGCACGATTCGACTTTGTGGCAGTGTTGCAAAAACATTGTTGGTTCTTTACATCAATAAGAATGATCAAGGTACTGTCTCTCCATCATGTTTGGAGGGTTATGCTGTTCAAGAGCGAACAATAATGAGATGGAGTCCACAGCAGTGCCGAGAAGATCAAGCAGCAGTTGAAAATGGAATCAAGTAA
- the LOC123200328 gene encoding interactor of constitutive active ROPs 3 isoform X2, whose translation MSSKLEESQKQLQELSASEEALLSELQRICQEQDQSWLSELENVQKQHLIDSAALSSALNEIQQLKAQLEMVAESEAVQTKQTESTHAELQSLKGNLIETLSLVEDMKKQLMESKESETRAQAMASETLVQLEIAKKSVEALRADAVKAIEAYNSIASELDQSRARVNLLEGLVSKLESDLNNAGRNLSQNFAHDRDSKQDIKENQKTTELEQLEGELHSLKSEVERLRSFLESSETKFHEEQIRSTVQIKSAYEQVEQIKSRTGLREAELEAELEKTKFDIEEMKANLMDKETELQGISEENEGLRMKLEKNISSHRESELDNDVRKLKQAVADLKADLMDKETELQNISEENETLKLEISKREMNTHKVNIDVDAELAAARAAEREALIKLGLAMEEADKSNRRTARVTEQLEAAQVANAEAESELRRLKVQSDQWRKAAEAAAVMLSGANNGKFMDRSGSLDSNYNHVKGKISPPFSEDTDDDLLKKKNGNVLKKIGVLWKKPQK comes from the coding sequence ATGTCTTCAAAACTAGAGGAATCCCAGAAGCAGCTTCAGGAGCTATCGGCTTCTGAGGAAGCTCTCCTTAGTGAGCTTCAGAGGATATGCCAAGAGCAGGATCAATCATGGCTGTCTGAGCTTGAGAATGTGCAGAAGCAGCACTTGATTGACTCAGCTGCCTTGTCATCTGCCTTGAATGAGATTCAGCAGCTCAAGGCTCAGCTTGAAATGGTAGCTGAATCTGAGGCTGTGCAGACAAAGCAGACAGAATCTACACATGCTGAGCTCCAAAGCTTGAAAGGAAATTTGATAGAAACTCTTTCACTTGTGGAGGACATGAAAAAACAGCTTATGGAAAGCAAAGAATCGGAAACTCGGGCCCAAGCAATGGCCAGTGAAACTCTGGTTCAACTTGAAATTGCTAAAAAATCCGTAGAGGCTCTCAGGGCAGATGCTGTGAAAGCCATTGAAGCTTACAACTCAATTGCTTCAGAATTAGACCAGTCAAGAGCCCGTGTAAACTTGTTAGAAGGGCTTGTTAGCAAACTTGAATCAGACCTGAATAATGCTGGTAGAAACCTTTCTCAAAATTTTGCTCATGATCGTGATTCAAAGCAAGAcataaaagaaaaccaaaagacAACGGAATTGGAACAGCTTGAAGGGGAGCTTCATTCTTTAAAGTCAGAGGTTGAACGTTTAAGATCATTTCTAGAAAGTAGTGAGACCAAATTCCATGAAGAACAAATCAGGAGCACAGTGCAAATTAAAAGTGCTTATGAGCAGGTGGAGCAGATAAAATCTAGGACAGGACTAAGAGAGGCGGAACTGGAAGCTGAGCTggagaaaacaaaatttgacatTGAAGAGATGAAAGCAAACCTGATGGATAAGGAAACTGAATTGCAGGGAATTTCAGAGGAGAATGAAGGGCTGCGTAtgaaacttgagaaaaacaTATCAAGCCATAGAGAATCAGAACTGGACAATGATGTCAGGAAACTTAAGCAAGCTGTGGCAGATTTGAAGGCAGATCTAATGGATAAGGAGACAGAATTGCAGAATATTTCAGAGGAGAATGAAACGCTGAAGTTGGAAATTAGCAAAAGGGAAATGAACACACATAAAGTGAATATCGATGTGGATGCTGAACTAGCAGCAGCTAGGGCTGCAGAGCGAGAGGCTCTCATTAAGCTTGGACTGGCAATGGAGGAGGCAGATAAGAGTAACAGGAGGACCGCAAGAGTAACTGAGCAGCTTGAGGCAGCACAGGTGGCAAATGCTGAAGCAGAATCAGAGTTGAGAAGGCTAAAAGTGCAGTCTGATCAGTGGAGGAAGGCTGCCGAGGCAGCTGCTGTTATGCTTTCAGGAGCAAACAATGGGAAATTTATGGACAGAAGTGGCTCATTGGACAGCAACTATAATCATGTCAAGGGAAAAATAAGCCCACCATTTTCTGAAGATACTGATGATGACTTACTGAAGAAGAAAAACGGAAATGTGCTAAAGAAAATTGGGGTGTTGTGGAAGAAACCACAGAAATAG